From Nicotiana tabacum cultivar K326 chromosome 20, ASM71507v2, whole genome shotgun sequence, one genomic window encodes:
- the LOC107778621 gene encoding putative anion transporter 1, chloroplastic, with translation MAISANVGGWIADSLVRKGVSVTVVRKIMQTIGFLGPAFFLTQLSHVDSPAMAVLCMSCSQGSDAFSQSGLYSNHQDIAPRYSGVLLGLSNTAGVLAGVFGTAATGYILQHGSWDDVFKVSVGLYLVGTVVWNAFSTGEKIID, from the exons ATGGCAATCTCTGCAAATGTTGGTGGGTGGATTGCAGATTCCCTGGTGAGGAAAGGCGTATCAGTGACTGTAGTCAGAAAG ATTATGCAAACAATAGGATTTCTTGGACCTGCTTTCTTTTTAACCCAGTTGAGCCATGTTGACTCTCCTGCAATGGCAGTTCTATGTATGTCATGCAGTCAG GGAAGTGATGCGTTTTCACAATCTGGTTTGTATTCAAACCATCAGGATATAGCTCCACGGTATTCT GGAGTACTACTTGGACTATCCAATACTGCTGGGGTGCTGGCTGGTGTTTTTGGCACAGCAGCAACTGGTTACATCTTGCAACATG GTTCTTGGGATGATGTCTTTAAGGTTTCAGTTGGGCTTTACTTGGTTGGAACTGTAGTTTGGAATGCCTTTTCGACTGGTGAGAAGATTATTGACTGA